The Cryptomeria japonica chromosome 9, Sugi_1.0, whole genome shotgun sequence DNA segment TTATTTTCAAAATATCCACTATATCCCAAATTTTTCACAATATACACTATAACCTAGGATTTCTGCAAAATCCATTATATCCTAGAATCCCAATCTACTATGGATTTCCACATAACTTCAAAAACATGTTTGCACCATTTTTGCACCATCAAAGGTTATACAAGTTGCATGAGAAGATGTAGTCACAAATATCTCCAAATTTACTACAGAAACGAACCATGGCATATTGTTGCTAATAGAGACTCCAAGTTCTCATGGGAAGTTGCACTCAAAGAATTGTTCATTAGATCCAAGGCACACTTCTTCTCACAACCCTGCAAGGttatctttttcttttaaaaaggaAATTTATCATTAGTTTGGGGGTTCCAAAAGTTTTAAAGATTCAAATGAGCACTATAATTTCTTTCAATGAAAATAGCAAAAATATTGTTGTCACAAAATGGATTTTAAAGTAGGATCACATCTTAGCCCACTGCAAGTTGAATTATTACATGGTGATGATTCCTGAATGACCATTAAAGTATACTGATCAATTATgaaatgaagatgtatgtcttaGTGATTTTGTGATCCTGAATAGGCACCAAGAGGTTCTTGTTTCTCCCATAACCTCAAAATTGATCTTAAAACGATAAATCTTAAACCAACTTTATACTTGTTATATGTAATTATTTGTATCCTCACGTCTAAATCAAATTTATTACAAGGAGCTTGTGTGTTTTATGATATAATTCACAAATTATCAAAAATTGATCTACTAGGCATTGGTTCATAGATCTACTGCATATTTGCAGTCAATGTCATAAAGGGAACCCCCCTAGGTCCTGAACAACCTAAAGTTCAGAAAAAACAAATTGAAAGTGTTTCTTGTTCGTTGGCCTAACTTCCAACAGCTTTGAGCATAAGATCAGGTTAGTTTTTAGTAGTTACTAGAATACAAGTTGGGAAACCAACACATAGAGCCCTAGCCCACTTGTGGGCTACATGCTAATTTAACAATTTATGCATCATTGTGTACTCCAATCTTGAGAGACAATAAAAATAAGATTATGATTATTTTATATGACATACTCaatatgtatatgtttatcacTTACATCAGATCATCAtttcatgataaaaaaaaaatcataatgactTGAAAATTTGCAAGCATGTGGCCCTCAAAGTAACCTTTCCAAAAAGAGATAGACAGGAATGTGTACATGAATTTAGTGCAGGAACTTTTTTTAACATAAACTTATGACGAGAATGTTTACAGGAATTTAGTACCAATGTGTTTATATAAACAAACATTATATAAACTTACATTTATATTTAATATTCCCTAACAGTTTTAAACACTAGTTGCTTTTGCTTTCTCCAATTTGAACCTTATAGTTTTAGAAACTTGCTGCTACAAGAAATCATGTCCTTCAAAGCTGAAACTAAATTAAACATAAAAATCAATTTCTGACAAACTTCAAACCTTGGTAATCTGTCCATATTTTATTTCAGACGTACAAAGTAATTGCACTTCAATGTTTTACAACCAAAGCTGACTATAAGACTAACAACAAGAAATTACAGGATGGAAAAATTATTCTTCTTAGAATAAGCAATCAAGGATCACACACAAATaatgaatgagagagagagagagagagagagggagatacctGAATGATTGTTGCTTCTGTCTCATTCGAACGCATGAAACAATAACAATGAATCAAGGGCATAGTCCCTTTCCAATACTTCCTTGAAATAAGCCCCTTAAAAACATCTGAGACGAAATTCCAAACAACACTGcagtcaattttttattttcctttttctttctaatttaaagatgaactgaaaaaaatttaaattaaaaggcATGTTGAATCTCCAAGTAATAATAAATAAGCAAATATACCCTTGGCATATGATGCAGCTCACTGCACAGCAGTAATGCCTTTTCTAGTGGAGCTCACATCCATTAAGTCACAAATGAGTACCCAAATCCCAGGTGCATTACACAACAGGCTACCCCGGGGGAACTGAACTCAAATATTTTTGTTTACAAACATAATCAGTTGCCATTAAAACGCAACACCTTAAGAAAAGTGTAATGATCTGATCAGATCATAAGAATCTTGGCTTGTTTGAAAGCAAAAATAATTGGAAgtatatctttctttcttttttttcttttgcagGAAGTATATCTTTCTTGCTGTACATAGtttttttcaaataaaatgaaCATTATACCCTTTATGTAATAATAGCAAGTGTCAAAAGTGTTTTAAGTAGTATAGCACTTATTCAATGGATCACTCTGCACTCATCTCGAAGTCGATTTATTTGTATAACAGCATCTAGATCAAATAAGGAAGAAGAGTTGCCACTTTGTGATCCAAATATTTCTACAAAGAAGTGGAATCAAGTGGTAAGAGAGATGGTGAATGAAAATGAAGACAACCATGTCATAGTTGCATTAGAAACCAGCATGAAAAGAGTGATGAAAACTCACAATATCATTACTGCACAACAAGAGCTCACAACTAGGATCAAAGGATCCATGGATATGGCAGTCCATgctctatccaaagaatttgagatatatTTACTCGCTATCCTACTTGCGAGATTACTACTGAGTAAACAGAAATGTAGATATATAAAACATAAGAATACAACTCGCTTGCAACATATTTGGAAGATCTATCTTTATTACTAGTAATAGATGTGCAATCATACATAACATCGGAGAGAGATATCCTGACTATGAACAACTACATATAAACAATGTACTGAGTTGGTTAAGGCTTCCAAGCTTGGTAACTGCCAACGCACATGTAATCGGAAACTAATCATCTCAAATACAAATATAACAATTATTTACTTAGCCAACTAACACGATGTACTTTTGCTGACTACAGCATAGAAGAAGGGAGCAGTTAAGGTATGAAAGAAGGATTTGTGGAGAAAGAGGAGCAGCATCCAATATCTGAGGTAAAATCTGAGCATTTTCTTTCAAGGTTGAAACAAAAGTGGAAGTAAAGATTTTGAAGGACAAATAGAAGCCAGTTGTAACTAGCTAAGATGaattcaaaaacactgaaaaagatctcctcttggaggtagatttctTTGAATGAAGGTCTCTTCCTCCCGCCTTTCATTATGCATCCCTCAAAAAGATGcctttacatttgttgcaagatatctcttttacaactatctcttccttgcttaaaagAGTTACGCCTCTTTAGCTTGGACTGATGTACATTGTTGCTTAAAGGATATCTCCCTGGTGGTAAAGGTGTTTATCCTTGTTcttttccttaagacatcaacataggactatggtGACATCTTAAGGGTGGGGCTGAAAGATCCCCTCCAAGGTCTGATCTGATTTTTCTGATTTGTTAAGGCTTGCTGATTGAAGTTTTTGTGTTTGTTTGCAAAGGTTTTAGTTTGAGTTTCAATGCCAATGATGGTATGGGGTATACCATAGAACATATGCAAgaaaataatgtttttttaaaCCCAAATGAAAATATTATGAAAGACTGATATTAAAAGAGTTCTGATTTTTTAGATCAGCAACGCATTTATTCAGAATACGAGAATTGAGACACCATGAACAAGAATTTGCATACTCGGAAGTTCAGCGTTCAACCAGATGAGGAATTTTATTAGGGAACTGAAGGGAACACCTGAATAGGGGTGTCCAACTTGCTAAGGGGCGCCAGTTGGTTTTATTTGCAATAACAATAATTACTGAAAACGAATAATGAAAGTAGCAATGGAAATACTGAACCCTACGCCTGGCCTCCAAGCAAGAGTTTCAACTCAAACTGACAATCCTTAACATGCATAGAAGCTGATTCATAAATTTATTCTAGATGAGTGCAAATCTGCTGCTGATAATTACTGATAAGAAAATATGCACAAACCCCAATGTCAATCCCAGTTGGTACGGCTGCAGGAGAAATGGTACGGCTGGAAATAAAGTGCTCCAACCCTTCAAATCTGCTCATAAATCAACCTGTATCCGCTGCAACCAATTCCTTATTGAAAATCTTGCAGGAAAATTCACCAAACAATGTCCAGTTGACCTCCAAGTGGCATCctgttttattaaataaatctgaTTTTAATGCACCAAACCCTAGGTGCTTTATTGCTGTAAGAAAACTGAAAAATCTGCCTGAAGAAATCGTCCAATGTAGCACAAATGGAAATCCTATATAAATTCCCCTCAATAGTGAATTGGGTTTTTGTCCAATTCATAATCCTCCAAGGGTTTTCCTGCTCAGGAAATACCTAGCATGAGCTGCTCTGTGAAAGAATTCTGAAATTGATCCATCCGTTATGAGCAAATATGAGAAATAGAACCCTTTTATAAAAAACCCTTCATCTTGGAACCCAACACCTCATTATGCTTCTTTTAAATTTGCTTTCAATTCCAAAAGTGGTGTCCAATGTGGAGGAGTAAAATAATTGCACTTTATTTAAAACACTTCCCATGTACTTTACTTGTGCAATTAACTTTATAATTTaacattataaagttactttatgatTTTATAATTTAGTCTTATAAGTTACTttataatttaactttataaagtcactttaatggAATTTTCTATATTCAgcaaaaagtaactttataataaaataacattatttgCTCCTAATAATGCCAATCAAATGCCAATCTCTAGAGTAGAAAATCCTATCATGCCAAGAAAATCATCTCCTAACCATTGGATTTGCCTACGAAGATGGATAATAGGCAAATCTCATCATCTAAGTGATCGCCTaggaaagaggggacattacaagggCATGCATATGACCTCCTTGTTGCTTATTTGCAATTCAATATTGCAGGATTTCCTCATGAACAGCaagctttgtttggttatccttattcCATGTTGCAAGATTTCCTCACGAAAAAATGggtttgtttggttatcctttttcaaatTGCAGTTCATTTTTTGTGGATTTCCTTACAAACAATGCTTTGTTTGGTAATCCTTGTTGTAGTGTCCCAGTAACACCTTCTTTGCAATTGTTTGCCTTGTACTAAAAAGGCTTGCTTGCCAAAATCCTTCCTTTTTcaggatgagttgactagcatagcacaacttgctagaccttttgACTCTCCTTATTCAATTTGCACCAATCAATTGCCTTTTAGTAAGAAAGCTTTGCTTGGCAGTTTCCCTTTATTAGGATGAGTTGACtagtataacacaacttgctagacctttcaatTCTCCTCGCACCATATATcaggatgagttgactagcataacacaacttcctAGACCTTTCAACTCTCCTTTCCCTTCCACacaaatcacacaacataacacaacttgttgtcccATAGAATTTGTGCCTTCATGGATCACTTAGCATAGCACAGCTTGCTAGGTCATGGTTTCTTGTCTCATCACTGGATGTATGCTCTTGCCCTTTCCATGagaccacttgtgctcttgcaataaaaTTTCAAGAATGCTATTAGCGGTTGAAACATTTtgattgaggtctcttcaactagttgacttggagcctttgtttttagtacAAACtccttttgtttgtctttttgccttttgtttttttttgtcttgttttgtgtgttcTTGTATGTGATTGTGTGAAATAAGATCCTAAGCTCAAGGACTTGTTCCCTTGactttagtgatgtcttatctctttgtaaTCTTGCTCCTAGTTGCTCATGTCTCTTTCCCTCTTTCTTCTCCTTTACCATgagtatgagcataagttcattttttttttcattttcctcCTAGCTCTTATCCAAGCCTGTTTCTGGCCTTTATGCTGCAAAACTGATGTCATATGTTCACATGGTGATCTGAACTTTTGTCCTTGGGCTAAGTGGACATAATTCATGCTTCATTTCGACCCTAGGCAACCAAACTAGAACTTCCAATTCCACCATTCTATATGAACCTAAAATGGAAAACActattgaaataaatgaaaaaaaaaatcgacAATATAGCCACTTATTATACATAAAATGTTCaaataaatattcaaaacttacttgaataaaatttaaaaacttagaaaatcttgaaaaaaattaaGATTTACTTGCCTTTGGTGGCCAGATCTTCCTTGTCCAACCATTCCTAATATTTTCGTGTGCATTATACTCGTCCATAGCCTTCGCCTTCAGAAAAAATGAAGCAAGACACACCCCAAATTGGAAAATACATTGGTGCTCGAAGGGTAAATGTGGAAGGGGACTCTACATTGGTGGTCAATGCCTTGAGAACGAGACACACCCCAAATTGAAAACTACAAGCACTTTTGGATTGGGCTTTGGAAGTACTTTCCTCTTTCAAATCTATCACAATAAATCatatttatagaaaattgaatttggagGTTGATCACTTAGCTAATCAAGGTGCGAAAGCTATGGATTATTTGAGATGACTGACAGCCCACTTGAGATTAATGTTTAAGTTTAATTTCACCTCATTTCACATGAGGTCACTTCTGACAAGACAACTTGCATCCTACAATAACAAACAAAACAAGCTCAACTAATGTTTGTACGGCTGGAGTCTCTTCAAGATCATTTTCTTGGTAATTAAAAATTCCCTTCTTTGATGACCACCATGGGGTGGTGGCGTGGTAGCATATTTGGGATGAAATGCCATGGGCTTTAATGCGAATTTAAAGTGCTTGGCTGGTTAGTCGATGGTTTGGCGCCGGTTTTCCTATATATAGCCTCGGCTCCTTGAGGACATCATAGCGGATTTGCATTTTCACGCATTTAGTTTCCAGATGGACTCCCCAATCTCTCTAAGGTGTGAGAAAAGACAAATGtctttttggtgcaggagcacctcgtcccttcaagggcccatatgtggggcatgatttagtttgtttttgttttgttcaaaTAAGGTCTATTTAGACCCAACATGATGTAATAAGGCCAATAGTGCCAATAAAATGTAAAGGTTGAGTCAATTGAGTCATATGTcctaaaaattgtcaaattgctcACATAGGGCCTAGTGGTCAAAACAAGTCAAAATCACAATATCAAGGTTGTCGGGagtattttgtgtcatttttaatGTTAGAACATGTTATTTAGCCTATTTGGGGTATTGGATGATCAAGATGTACAATAAACCAAAAAGCAAGAAATATtgtcaatgcaacttttcaaagttgcttaaCAACATTTGCAAAAAGGTTGGTTTTTGGCGGTTATAGGTGGTTGGTTCGTTGGGAATCCTTATAATGCTATAAATATGGTGAAAAAACTCCTCAAAAGAATGTAATTCTCGGAATTGaagtttttggcaataatagtaaGTGGTTTCCTTGCACATTCTATGTTTTTCCTCAACTTTCCTCACATTCAATCTGCAATTTGTTAGTTTTCACCATTGCTATGCATTGAAGGTTCATTAACATGGTTTGAGGGTTTAAACAAAGTAAGTTACCTTTCATTTCCTTCAGGTTTCATGTCATTTGGTGTTGTTTTGGCAAAGATACAATAAGTtctctcaaaattgtcaaaacccaGAACTAGGGCAAACGGAGACAAAGAAAATGCTATATCTTTTTGTTCCTGGTTGATCAAGGCACACAAATTGGTGGAAATATGTATTATTATGTAAATTATCATTCCATTATTGTTGCAGGGTTCCATGATAGGTTTTGCACGTGGTTTGAGGCATGAAGGTGACTGAAAACTTGCCTCGGGAAGGTTTGACTGTCACAAGAAAATACAGTCCTGATACGGGGTTAATATCTCAAAActtaaccgttggatctttcttaTTTTTTGATATGTTCTTCATACCCAAGTTTTCTAGAGTCCCACCAGAGCGATCTGCAACATATGTCCAATTGAAAAAGTTATTCATCTCGGAGTGAGCGTGTGTCAAAGAGGCCAGTAAGTTCTTGTTTAACAATAACCTTTTGTACATGTTCAGGGTTGGATCAAAGTACATGGTGTTTGATAATTAAGGGTTGGTAGGAGTGTTGAGAGGGTGTGTGGAAGTGTCAAGGATCTGTAGAAAGTGATGGTAACCTTCAAACAAACTTAAACTCCCTTTGGCTTATGACTGTCCTCAATGCCAAGAAACCTATCCTAGTTGGTCTAGAAGGTATGATTGAGTTCATAGGCAAGAGCAATATGTGTggagttttattaaatattatggaaAACCTTCATAAGGAGAAGTGTTTAATCATTGTGAAACCTCAACAATGTGCAGTAGATTCCTAAAAGGTGTAGAGCTTGTGTGTGTGGGTGTGGAAGCTCTGCATCACTTTTCTAGGGCTAATTACAAATTTGAGACTGCAATCTATTTGCCAACAGCCTAGGCTTTTGGCCATGGAGGCTATCAAGATGGTTCTGGATAGGGAATTCCTCTCTTCTACCAATAGATACTATGTAAATACCGATATCTCTTCACGGTTTTTGGATTCTCTCCTAGACCTGGGAGGCACGAGGGTGGACATTCTCCTGCTGTTGTGTGCAGTCTTCAAGGATGAGATCTTGGTTGACAATATAGAGACAGTGGTCTTCCCAGAGTTGGGTGTTGGAATCCCTGGCCTGAGGACCTTCCCAAGCTTCTGCAACCCGATGCGGACGTGGTGAAGCAGCCCTTTATTTTGAACATGGATGCTACTGGTTTGGCACGACATTGACACTGGGCCATAATTGGTCGAGATTTTCTTCACAGAAGGGTGGCATTAATATTGAGAGGAACTTGGACTAGCTGAACCAATTTGCGGATGTGGTGTGCTCTAATGCCTTCTATGAGGAGTAGAGGCAAGGTGATATGTCTTATTTGCCTTTTGCTTTGATCTTTCATGAATCAAGGAAGCGGTCATTGGTGACAATTATATTGTCGTTTTTTCTATCAATCTTTGTTTCACAGTTAGCATTGGCTATGTTGTGCTCTATGTATGGCTTGGAATGTTTTATCTATCATAATGTAGCCAAATAGCAGATATGACCCTTTTGTCTTCACGGCCATCTTGGCTGGCTGGACCCTATGTAAACATTGTACGTAAATCTTTTTGAAATTAATATAATCTTCGCAGTCTAGTACTGTGTATTACAAATCAAAAAAAAAACAATGGCAACTTGGAGGAAAAAAATGGTGTTCTTGGTGTTTTGTGTTTGTGAAATAAGTTGCAAACACCAAATAGAGGTAGTTTAGGGTGAAATCCTTCATTGGGGGACGTGAAAGAATTATTGAATGTTTTCTTGGTTCAAAAAGGTACTCCTAGGTTCGCCTGGGTCTGGCGCCCAAGTGGTACCTTGGGCGAACTCGGGGCCACACCTGCACCACACTCGGGTCTGCACTAAACCTGCACCCTCACCCAGCTTATATACAGTATGTACGAAGTACCCAGTAACATAGGAATATACCAACACATTAAGATGTAAAATAAAAAACATGACAGAACCTGCTTGCCATTTGGAATTCAGAATTATATCATACATATTCATAACCTATGTACGCATGACTGTGTATAGGAGCATCTTGAGTATCACCTAAGGGTTTCTAAATCAAATATATGATGTAATCGATGGTAGAGTATTTTAATatctgtgaaaaaaaaaaaaaattcccaagCATAGAAATCAAATAAATGAGATTAAATATGAAAaaacaaaattaatgaaaaaaaataTGCATGTATAATCTAATTAGATCAAAAGAAAGTACAAAATCTGGTATTAGTTTCATGATGGTAATTAATTCTTACCAAGAAATTCCAGTGCAGAAGCAGGTAAGTTCATGATTACATGATCAAAATGCTCCCAAGGCTTGCCTTCTGAGATATCAACGCCAGTGGCTGCCATCTgctccttctcctttcttttgtttctttttgtaGATTCATTTTTCACAATGTCTGTATTAACTTGAGCATTTGCAACATTCTTTTAGTACGATCAACAAACTGTAATAGTACATTACAGATTACTTCATCCGATGCTTTAACAAACTGTAATAGTACCTAGTCTATAAAATTCCAAACTGTCTGAGTTAGTATCATGAAAATATTACTCTATACAAGTTTGGTGCTCCAAAATTATGATCGCACCTGAACATTTTTTTTGTTCACAGCTCAATGGAATTTTATGACTCAACTCTTCAATTCCCTGACCTGTATAAGAGAACACACAATTTTTCAACATGTGGTTATAAAGATCAGAGTTCAACCAGTCAATTTTAATTTCAAGAAACATACTGATGTTCTGGCTCTTGAATGAAGCAATAAAATTCTCACTAAAGAGGTCTATCTTTTTGCATCCTCCAAGTTATCAATCATATACCTCCAGTAGTTCCTTTTGAAAATCCACTAGGCTCTACACTCATGTCTCCAACTAAAGCTCCAATGTTCTGAGGACCATTCTCAGCATGGAGGCCATCATTCCTACTCTTCAACTCTGCTGCCACAACAATCCAACCCTTTTAGATTGCCTTTTTCGACTCTAAATAGTACTACCATATCAGATACAACAGTGTTCCATGAAAATTAAAGAAATATCACCTGCTGAAATTTCTTGTCTGCTATTGGTATTATCACGTAATTCTACGAAAGCACTGTCTTCCAACCACTGTACATTTACAGTTTTGCAATCTTTAATATGCCCTTCTGCATCAGGCTCACTATCTGTCTTCACTGTCAAATGGCGTATAAAATCCCTCGCATCCTTATTGAATACAGAAATTCTTTCCTTCACCTTGTTTTGTTCTGCATTGATGCGCAAATAGTTTGTGCTGTTTGGATTCAAATCATTTGCATATACAATGCAACCTCTCAGTGCTGCAGGAATAGCAAAGGGCCCGATACCAGCAAACATGTCACAGATGATCTGTCCAGGCTGGAATTGTGTTACCAGCCGTTTGTGTTCATGTTCTAATCTTGAGTTCCAGTATACCAGGCCATAATCCATCTGAAACGTGGCTCCATACTGCTTAACCTCTGTGATCAAATTTCCTTCACCTGCCAAAATTTCAAATGTAGGCACGCGAAACTCATTACAAATGGTCCCAACCTTGTTTACAACAGTTTTGATCCTTGGCTGGTTTTTCTACAGTCAGAGAAAGATTAAGATCATTACTATATCGTAAATCAAATCTGAAGTGATACAATAAGTCATTCAATTCACTAATACATAAGGAAACTATTTAAACAAATTTCCAAAAAGGACATTATCCCCTCACCAAATATTCTTGAAATCAACTGTAGAGAAACTAAAAAAGGAAGCTTTATTGAGAGTATGAAATGATCAAATTTTTTGTATAAGCCTCCGCTGCTGTTCCAGATGTCCAGGATAAGTTTTAGTAAGATCCTCTGGAGATTAGTATACAGTTTTTCAGTATAGATGTATTAGATCTTTGAAAACTAGCATATGATACCACTTTGGATACTTTTTATTAATTAAGCAAAGGGGAATGACACACTTAAGCTCCAGAAATAAAGTTTATCTTTGAACAATGAACATTATGATTTCCAGTAGCATCTCTTAGCAGGTAAAGAATATTAAGAAATATTCCATAGGTCAAACATTATTTGTCAAGACGGGTCACATTCCATAGCAGTAACAGGAATCTTCTTGGTAAGACTAAATGAGGCTAAATCACTAAATACATCAATCATCAAAGATTGAATGAGGAAAAGAGCTGAGCAACTAAAGACTAT contains these protein-coding regions:
- the LOC131054862 gene encoding tRNA (guanine(37)-N1)-methyltransferase 1 isoform X6, producing MCNLLSPSGKWLLSTKTVKIIKHRLRLFTRIRGKQQEKKVNTIKMEVKGYINQVTSSNDSISSSNSMVDGKRDKEDLSYGKSLLLDKSKFDLQLQLLALQIPQELCSIASRILHGYLLDRPRVKPVAQDPSNEKIRLLILSESVKDPGLSEVAADKLESLKKVCDIRVVPYSLVLGYTYWTADHILKEILPPGTEIPSSFETIGHIAHLNICENLLPYKDAIAKVIFDKNQPRIKTVVNKVGTICNEFRVPTFEILAGEGNLITEVKQYGATFQMDYGLVYWNSRLEHEHKRLVTQFQPGQIICDMFAGIGPFAIPAALRGCIVYANDLNPNSTNYLRINAEQNKVKERISVFNKDARDFIRHLTVKTDSEPDAEGHIKDCKTVNVQWLEDSAFVELRDNTNSRQEISAAELKSRNDGLHAENGPQNIGALVGDMSVEPSGFSKGTTGGQGIEELSHKIPLSCEQKKCSVNTDIVKNESTKRNKRKEKEQMAATGVDISEGKPWEHFDHVIMNLPASALEFLDVFKGLISRKYWKGTMPLIHCYCFMRSNETEATIIQRAEVALMSKIEDPVVHKVRDVAPNKAMLCLSFMLPENVAFRDENMSTLFEGQEDEVESINSEGFLKRARTDAEKEHC